The following coding sequences lie in one Stigmatopora argus isolate UIUO_Sarg chromosome 5, RoL_Sarg_1.0, whole genome shotgun sequence genomic window:
- the phyhip gene encoding phytanoyl-CoA hydroxylase-interacting protein — protein sequence MDTPLATPCNIQICEVTCDSFRIVWDMTPEDTSRATHFFIDLSRKECRDPNRFKHRDVPTKLVAKAVPLPMAVRGHWFLSPCTEYCVAVQTAIRQTDGEYLVSEWSQVVEFCTGDYAIEHLQQLLDKAKGSAGRLLKFSVFYRNQHPDYFDCVRKGSAGMMHPALKDTSGSHGSPINGKLQGVFFSCNTEFDTGLPPKDSPYGPLRFQIPAGQLLNPNISLYFADFYCMYTAYHYVVLVLAPVGTERDHFCRSHLPMLDLANNPFLTYTAPQRLGEEPLYCHASDVILEVLFTEPVSLDQGTVEQISGHHQLMSLTTANAKKDPSCKVCNISVGR from the exons ATGGACACCCCTCTCGCCACCCCTTGTAACATCCAAATATGTGAGGTGACGTGTGATTCGTTCCGCATCGTGTGGGATATGACCCCCGAGGACACGTCCAGAGCCACACACTTCTTCATTGACCTGAGCCGCAAAGAATGCAGAGATCCCAACCGCTTTAAACACAGG GATGTACCAACCAAGCTGGTGGCAAAGGCTGTGCCCCTACCCATGGCTGTTCGTGGACACTGGTTCCTCAGCCCCTGCACGGAGTACTGCGTGGCCGTGCAGACTGCAATTCGACAGACTGATGGCGAATACCTCGTGTCGGAGTGGAGCCAAGTGGTGGAGTTCTGCACAGGAG ACTACGCTATAGAACATCTTCAGCAGCTTCTCGACAAGGCCAAAGGCTCTGCAGGAAGGCTTCTGAAATTTTCCGTGTTTTATCGTAATCAGCATCCAGATTACTTTGACTGCGTCAG GAAGGGGTCCGCAGGTATGATGCATCCTGCCCTTAAAGACACGAGCGGGAGTCATGGTTCTCCTATAAATGGCAAACTGCAGGGGGTCTTCTTTAGCTGCAACACCGAGTTCGATACAGGACTCCCCCCAAAAGACTCTCCTTACGGTCCCCTGCGCTTCCAGATCCCGGCAGGACAGCTGCTTAACCCCAACATCTCCCTGTACTTTGCAGACTTCTATTGTATGTACACAGCCTACCACTACGTGGTTCTGGTGCTGGCCCCCGTGGGCACAGAGAGGGACCACTTCTGCAGAAGCCACCTCCCCATGCTAGACTTGGCCAATAACCCCTTCCTGACGTACACTGCACCCCAGAGGCTCGGCGAGGAGCCGCTGTACTGCCATGCCAGCGACGTCATCCTCGAGGTGCTTTTCACAGAGCCGGTCAGTTTGGATCAGGGCACCGTGGAGCAAATCAGTGGACACCACCAGCTCATGAGTTTGACCACCGCCAATGCCAAGAAAGACCCGAGCTGCAAAGTGTGTAACATCAGTGTGGGCCGCTGA
- the polr3d gene encoding DNA-directed RNA polymerase III subunit RPC4, translating into MADSGAGDPSGHRIPPPGRGGSGQPMGRRTPASVAAGRLPSMRSRDLTLGGVKKKTFTPNIIGRKVKEDTKDDGGQRRERKDTPRGRGPRERGRGRGRGHPETIQSHSIFEQGPAEMAIRKKGYESERDAPSTGPSAIINIKKEYRETEEETKAIILKLEKDSFIDDPFLKSEQRSCPVQLPLAVSGWGFKEEFSAPKIKIEKMEEDDPMEPALEMKQEEEEFKKPESTFKPPPLPEPDVLPDLLHRWSLSKGEELFFMQLPDTLPGQPPTKEFKPIKTEVQSADGQSVLLKTETQEETSEDDGCYLKDLREGFVGKMLVRKSGRVQLIMGQVTLDVSLGASCAFLQELVSVDPEGRRGNMTVLGNVKHKMVCSPDFESLLASR; encoded by the exons ATGGCTGATTCCGGCGCAGGTGATCCCAGCGGCCATCGGATTCCACCACCAGGACGAGGTGGGAGCGGCCAACCGATGGGTCGCCGAACACCTGCAAGCGTCGCTGCAGGCCGCCTTCCCTCAATGCGTTCTCGAGATCTCACCCTCGGGGGAGTGAAAAAG AAAACATTTACACCAAACATTATTGGCCGCAAAGTTAAAGAAGA TACCAAAGATGACGGCGGGCAAAGGAGAGAAAGAAAGGATACACCCCGAGGCAGAGGTCCAAGAGAAAGAGGCCGAGGCAGGGGTAGGGGTCACCCGGAGACCATCCAGTCCCACTCCATTTTTGAGCAGGGTCCAGCAGAGATGGCCATCCGAAAAAAAG GTTATGAAAGCGAACGTGATGCCCCAAGCACAGGCCCATCCGCCATCATCAATATTAAAAAAGAGTATAGAGAAACTGAAGAAGAGACTAAAGCAATAATTCTCAAGCTGGAAAAAGATAGT TTCATAGATGATCCATTTCTCAAGAGCGAACAGAGAAGCTGCCCAGTTCAACTTCCTCTTGCTGTGTCGGGATGGGGTTTCAAGGAGGAATTCAGtgctccaaaaataaaaattgagaaaatggaGGAGGATGACCCAATGGAACCTGCATTAGAAA tgaAACAGGAGGAAGAAGAATTTAAGAAGCCCGAGTCTACTTTCAAGCCGCCTCCCCTCCCTGAACCGGACGTTCTGCCGGATCTTCTTCACAGGTGGAGTCTGAGCAAAGGTGAGGAGCTGTTTTTCATGCAGCTGCCTGACACATTGCCTGGCCAGCCGCCTACCAAAGAGTTCAAGCCAATAAAAACGGAGGTGCAGTCTGCGGATGGTCAGTCTGTCCTTCTGAAAACAGAGACTCAG gAGGAGACAAGTGAAGATGACGGCTGTTATTTAAAAGATCTGCGAGAGGGTTTTGTTGGAAAGATGCTTGTACGAAAGTCCGGTAGGGTGCAGCTCATCATGGGACAGGTTACACTGGATGTCTCCCTTGGTGCTTCATGTGCTTTCCTTCAG GAACTGGTTTCTGTTGACCCAGAGGGACGAAGAGGCAACATGACTGTTTTAGGGAACGTGAAACACAAAATGGTTTGCTCACCAGACTTTGAATCACTGTTGGCGAGTAGGTGA